In a single window of the Cupriavidus sp. P-10 genome:
- a CDS encoding DUF1484 family protein: MPSTTPAPQEPTLVQKQSQLAENLAKADRAQFRRRAKAIPPQPSKAVTLEDHILEASDDLLRVSAGLQSVLTLLDLQAGDIPDSIGLHALLSPLKRQIDQSADRLQTLV; this comes from the coding sequence ATGCCTAGCACCACCCCAGCTCCCCAAGAGCCCACCCTCGTCCAAAAACAATCCCAACTAGCCGAGAACCTGGCTAAAGCCGACCGCGCCCAGTTCCGCCGCCGCGCTAAAGCCATCCCACCGCAACCCAGCAAAGCCGTCACCCTCGAGGACCACATCCTTGAAGCCAGCGACGACCTCCTGCGCGTCAGCGCCGGCCTTCAGTCCGTCCTGACCTTGCTGGATCTGCAGGCCGGCGATATCCCCGACAGCATCGGCCTCCACGCCCTGCTTTCGCCGCTCAAGCGGCAAATCGACCAGAGCGCCGACCGCCTGCAGACGCTCGTCTGA
- a CDS encoding YdcF family protein — translation MRIGLALVGAVLLGDAVALMGMGLFSLGITMPGCIGIAFLLLALCWDGVARWRKADRRRELFWRAGWGAFAVWLVTVGVFFYGIRSGMGVSVPAGAPVKAIVILGSGTPNCEASPTLIARLDQGLVQARRWPEAKVVVSGGQDFGLRCVEADIMADYLVARGIAPDKVFREGRSTSTEENLVFSRRLLEGQGVDGASAIVVVTSDFHVRRAVGIARKAGSVEAFGVGAVTPSYLRFNAWLREYFAAISSWVLREY, via the coding sequence GTGCGCATTGGGCTGGCGCTGGTTGGTGCTGTGCTGCTTGGGGATGCTGTTGCGCTGATGGGGATGGGGTTGTTCAGCCTTGGCATTACGATGCCGGGGTGTATTGGGATTGCGTTCCTGTTGCTTGCGTTGTGTTGGGATGGCGTGGCGCGGTGGCGGAAGGCTGATCGGCGGCGGGAGTTGTTTTGGCGTGCGGGGTGGGGTGCGTTTGCTGTGTGGCTGGTGACTGTCGGGGTGTTCTTTTATGGCATCCGCAGTGGCATGGGCGTGTCCGTGCCGGCGGGGGCGCCGGTGAAGGCGATTGTCATTCTTGGGTCTGGTACGCCGAACTGTGAGGCGTCGCCGACGTTGATTGCGCGGTTGGATCAGGGGTTGGTGCAGGCGCGGCGGTGGCCGGAGGCCAAGGTTGTTGTGAGTGGTGGGCAGGACTTTGGGCTGCGGTGTGTTGAGGCGGACATCATGGCGGACTACCTCGTTGCGCGTGGGATAGCGCCCGACAAGGTGTTTCGCGAAGGACGCAGTACCAGCACTGAGGAGAATCTGGTGTTCAGTCGGCGGTTGCTGGAGGGGCAGGGCGTTGATGGTGCGAGTGCGATTGTGGTGGTGACCAGCGATTTCCACGTGCGGCGGGCGGTGGGGATTGCACGGAAGGCGGGATCCGTGGAGGCATTCGGCGTGGGAGCCGTGACGCCTTCGTACCTTCGCTTCAATGCGTGGTTGCGCGAGTACTTCGCGGCGATCAGCAGTTGGGTGTTGAGGGAGTACTGA
- a CDS encoding IS3 family transposase (programmed frameshift): protein MARYGKDFKDRAVARLLPPESAAVEVVARELGVAVATLERWRADAMSMPARERAWTAAARFEAVLATAAMDEASKNAWCRENGVYPQELEQWRAAATQALAEPEDARATPRETKADRRRIKELERELRRKEKALAEAAALLILFKKARGHLPEGQGRGRMIGLEDRHTMVRHIETAHAGGARLRLACEVAGITVRTLQRWKAHDGLVVGDRRPGAERPTPAHALSIEERERILAVANEPRFADMPPARIVPMLADEGVYLASESSFGRVLRAHGQTRHRGRAKAPRQRRPPTTHVATGPRQLWCWDMTYLPAEVAGRWFYLYLILDVYSRKIVGFEVHDRDDADHAAHLVKRTALAEGIHAMAAKPVLHGDNGATLKATTVLAMLHWLGVKPSYSRPRVSDDNAFVESLFRTAKYRPEFPSTGFADLVTARTWAAHFVHWYNHEHRHSGIRYVSPAQRHAGEDNKILAARHALYVQARDCNPRRWSRHTRDWSPIDTVTLNPEREIAVPTGGIKPGAENQRLAA from the exons GTGGCTCGTTACGGGAAGGATTTCAAGGACCGGGCGGTAGCGCGGTTGTTACCGCCGGAGAGTGCGGCGGTGGAAGTGGTTGCAAGGGAACTGGGTGTGGCAGTGGCCACGCTGGAGCGCTGGCGTGCGGACGCTATGTCCATGCCCGCTCGCGAGCGGGCATGGACAGCGGCGGCCAGGTTTGAGGCGGTGCTGGCGACGGCTGCGATGGACGAGGCCAGCAAGAACGCCTGGTGCCGTGAGAACGGTGTGTATCCGCAGGAGTTGGAGCAGTGGCGTGCTGCCGCCACGCAGGCGCTGGCGGAGCCCGAGGATGCGCGCGCCACCCCTCGCGAGACGAAGGCCGATCGGCGCCGCATCAAGGAACTCGAACGCGAGCTGCGCCGCAAGGAGAAGGCGCTGGCTGAAGCCGCCGCCCTGCTGATACTCT TCAAAAAAGCTAGAGGGCATCTTCCCGAAGGACAAGGACGAGGACGCATGATCGGCCTGGAAGATCGCCACACGATGGTCCGCCATATCGAAACCGCGCATGCAGGCGGCGCTCGCCTGCGCCTGGCGTGCGAGGTAGCTGGCATAACCGTGCGCACTCTGCAACGCTGGAAGGCCCACGATGGCCTGGTGGTCGGCGACCGCCGCCCCGGGGCCGAACGGCCCACGCCCGCGCATGCGCTGAGCATTGAGGAGCGCGAACGCATTCTGGCCGTTGCCAACGAGCCGCGCTTCGCCGACATGCCGCCGGCGCGCATCGTACCGATGCTGGCCGACGAGGGTGTCTACCTGGCCAGCGAATCGAGCTTCGGTCGGGTGCTGCGCGCCCATGGGCAGACCCGGCATCGAGGACGCGCTAAGGCGCCGCGCCAGCGCCGTCCGCCCACCACGCACGTGGCCACGGGGCCGCGCCAACTGTGGTGCTGGGACATGACGTATTTGCCGGCCGAGGTCGCCGGGCGCTGGTTTTATCTGTACCTCATCCTGGACGTGTACAGCCGCAAAATCGTGGGCTTCGAGGTCCACGACCGCGACGACGCCGACCACGCGGCGCATCTGGTCAAACGCACAGCGCTGGCCGAGGGCATTCACGCCATGGCGGCCAAGCCGGTGCTGCACGGTGACAACGGCGCCACGCTCAAGGCCACCACGGTGTTGGCGATGTTGCACTGGCTGGGCGTCAAGCCCTCGTACTCGCGTCCGCGGGTGAGCGACGATAACGCCTTCGTGGAAAGCCTGTTCCGCACGGCCAAGTACCGGCCGGAGTTCCCGTCTACAGGCTTTGCCGATCTGGTCACGGCACGTACGTGGGCGGCCCACTTCGTCCACTGGTACAACCATGAGCACCGGCACAGCGGCATCCGCTACGTGAGCCCGGCACAGCGCCATGCCGGAGAGGACAACAAGATTCTGGCCGCGCGCCACGCGCTCTATGTTCAGGCTCGTGACTGCAACCCGCGTCGCTGGTCACGACACACGCGCGACTGGTCGCCAATCGACACGGTCACGCTCAATCCGGAGCGCGAGATTGCCGTGCCCACCGGTGGTATCAAGCCAGGAGCCGAAAACCAGCGTTTGGCTGCATGA
- a CDS encoding DUF350 domain-containing protein, whose protein sequence is MVNAMHPALAYLIYIVTSFGLLGLFLLVYTRVTPHREFQLIREGNVAAALSLGGAALGFSLTLSSSIQHNATFGMFLLWAFGAFAVQVVAYLVAARALGGVSEAISNDNRGVGAVMGVISLSVGVVNAACLS, encoded by the coding sequence ATGGTCAATGCCATGCATCCGGCGCTTGCCTACCTGATCTATATCGTCACCAGCTTTGGCTTGCTGGGGTTGTTCCTGCTGGTCTATACGCGGGTGACGCCGCATCGGGAATTCCAGCTGATCCGCGAGGGGAACGTGGCGGCGGCGTTGTCGCTGGGTGGGGCGGCGCTGGGGTTCTCGCTGACGTTGTCATCGAGCATTCAGCATAACGCTACGTTTGGGATGTTCTTGTTGTGGGCGTTTGGGGCGTTTGCTGTGCAGGTGGTGGCTTACCTGGTGGCGGCGCGGGCGTTGGGGGGTGTCAGTGAGGCGATCTCAAACGACAACCGGGGGGTTGGGGCGGTGATGGGGGTGATTTCGTTGTCGGTGGGGGTGGTGAATGCGGCGTGTCTTAGCTGA
- a CDS encoding glutathionylspermidine synthase family protein, translated as MQRIPQTPRRNWPRELEKVGFHFHSLDEFNVPREVDDNTFFYWREDAAYAFSKHEIETLYAAAYDLNQRCLEAVQHVIDHDLFARLAIPQDFAQRIRTSWDRDEPTLFGRFDMTLDEHGVPKLYEFNADTPTSLIESAVAQWYWKDTVQPQADQFNSLHEALVARWQWLRQHYRNASVLHFACMFDSQEDICNTEYLMDTALQAGWSVKLVDLQDIGTDGRGGFYDADDVPMEVVFKLYPWEWMATSDYRGQLAHSPVRWVEPPWKAVLSNKAILPILWELFPGHPNLLEASFDPGRFAGQPHAKKPFLSREGESVTLLTPEGHVHNPGEYGEEGFIYQAYSPARRFDGRHTTLGVWIVDDVPSGLCVREESGPIARNTSFFVPHYFTNA; from the coding sequence ATGCAACGCATCCCCCAGACCCCGCGCCGTAACTGGCCGCGCGAACTCGAGAAGGTCGGCTTCCACTTCCATTCGCTGGACGAGTTCAACGTCCCGCGCGAAGTCGATGACAACACCTTCTTCTACTGGCGCGAAGACGCCGCCTACGCCTTCAGCAAGCATGAGATCGAAACGCTGTACGCAGCCGCGTACGACCTCAACCAGCGCTGCCTGGAAGCCGTGCAGCACGTGATCGACCACGACCTGTTCGCGCGCCTGGCCATCCCGCAGGACTTCGCGCAACGGATCCGCACCTCCTGGGACCGCGACGAGCCCACGCTGTTCGGCCGCTTCGACATGACGCTGGACGAGCACGGCGTGCCGAAGCTGTACGAGTTCAACGCCGACACCCCCACCTCGCTGATCGAATCCGCCGTGGCGCAGTGGTACTGGAAAGACACCGTGCAGCCGCAGGCCGACCAGTTCAACAGCCTGCACGAGGCGCTGGTGGCGCGCTGGCAATGGCTGCGCCAGCACTACCGCAACGCCAGCGTGCTGCACTTTGCGTGCATGTTCGACAGCCAGGAAGACATCTGCAACACCGAGTACCTGATGGACACCGCGCTGCAGGCCGGCTGGTCCGTCAAGCTGGTCGACCTGCAAGACATCGGCACCGACGGCCGCGGCGGCTTCTATGACGCCGACGACGTGCCGATGGAAGTCGTCTTCAAGCTCTACCCGTGGGAATGGATGGCCACCTCCGACTACCGCGGCCAGCTAGCGCACAGCCCCGTGCGCTGGGTCGAGCCGCCGTGGAAGGCCGTGCTGTCCAACAAGGCCATCCTGCCGATCCTGTGGGAGCTGTTCCCGGGACACCCCAACCTGCTCGAAGCCAGCTTCGACCCCGGCCGCTTCGCCGGCCAGCCGCACGCCAAAAAGCCCTTCCTGTCGCGCGAAGGCGAGAGCGTGACCCTGCTCACCCCGGAAGGCCACGTCCACAACCCCGGCGAGTATGGCGAGGAAGGCTTTATCTACCAGGCCTACTCACCGGCGCGGCGCTTTGACGGCCGCCACACCACGCTGGGCGTCTGGATCGTCGACGACGTGCCCAGCGGCCTGTGCGTGCGCGAGGAATCCGGGCCCATCGCCAGGAACACCAGTTTCTTCGTTCCACACTACTTCACGAACGCGTAA